In the Candidatus Electrothrix rattekaaiensis genome, one interval contains:
- a CDS encoding efflux RND transporter periplasmic adaptor subunit, which yields MKYLFLLLLCAILLFLSVPLFQQYAPPPAAQLPLTTAALRDFQVTVRTVGTLHAVNSHSVASRIKGPGAKIIFLAQDGYPVNKGDILVRFDPARFEEAVTDCTARIDDLTAGVEAAEQLLSWEKIEVGHKNETARYSIRVAKLDLQRLVKGDGPMTQAQYKDEQDKAELELKRYKEYAADLKKLAQEGYENPAELNRIRDKISVAQEEFTSAKRRYTAYRKFILPSLTETATAKVENAKLSLQQMGKAGVHTIARSKAAVDQVQAKLRAARTALRQAKEELKKTTLYAPSDGLVIHHEAFRNGEMRTAQEGDTVIIHQPILSLPDLSSLIVKSKVREIDLHKIAVGQPALISVDAYPALSLQGELAFIGALAKKQQGRQSGEKYFQVHFALKTTDKRLRPGMSARVELQTAVLNQVLSLPIEAVFQDNNGPFCFIRIETEVQRRRLHTGHSNEYFIEITEGLAAGEQVLLVRPDGSY from the coding sequence ATGAAATATCTCTTTCTGTTGCTGCTTTGCGCTATCCTCCTCTTCCTGTCCGTGCCGCTGTTCCAGCAATATGCTCCGCCTCCTGCTGCGCAGCTCCCTCTGACCACGGCTGCTCTTCGAGATTTCCAGGTGACGGTACGCACAGTCGGCACCCTCCATGCGGTCAACTCTCATTCGGTGGCTTCCCGCATTAAGGGACCGGGCGCAAAAATTATTTTTCTTGCTCAGGACGGGTACCCGGTCAACAAAGGAGATATCCTGGTACGCTTTGATCCTGCTCGTTTTGAAGAAGCTGTTACAGACTGTACCGCCCGGATCGACGATCTAACAGCCGGTGTTGAAGCTGCTGAGCAGCTGCTGAGCTGGGAAAAAATAGAGGTAGGACATAAAAACGAGACTGCCCGCTACAGCATCAGGGTCGCAAAGCTTGACCTGCAACGGCTTGTCAAGGGAGACGGCCCCATGACCCAGGCCCAATACAAGGATGAACAGGATAAGGCGGAATTGGAATTGAAGCGGTACAAGGAGTATGCTGCTGATCTGAAAAAACTGGCTCAGGAAGGCTACGAAAACCCGGCTGAACTCAACCGCATTCGCGATAAAATATCTGTAGCTCAAGAAGAATTTACCAGCGCCAAACGCCGCTACACAGCGTACCGAAAATTCATCCTTCCCTCGCTCACGGAAACCGCCACGGCCAAGGTGGAAAATGCCAAACTGAGCCTGCAACAGATGGGCAAGGCCGGTGTCCATACAATTGCCCGATCCAAGGCTGCTGTTGATCAGGTCCAGGCAAAGCTACGCGCCGCCCGAACAGCCCTGCGTCAGGCAAAAGAGGAGCTAAAAAAAACAACCCTGTACGCCCCATCTGATGGTCTGGTTATTCATCATGAGGCTTTCCGCAACGGTGAAATGCGAACTGCTCAGGAGGGCGATACGGTCATTATTCATCAACCCATCCTCTCGCTGCCGGATCTGAGCAGCCTAATCGTTAAAAGCAAAGTCCGGGAAATCGACCTGCACAAGATCGCTGTCGGTCAACCTGCTCTTATCAGCGTGGATGCCTACCCGGCCCTCAGTTTGCAAGGAGAGCTGGCCTTTATCGGGGCTTTGGCCAAAAAGCAACAAGGCCGCCAATCCGGAGAAAAATATTTTCAGGTTCATTTCGCGCTCAAGACCACAGACAAACGGCTCAGGCCGGGTATGTCGGCTCGGGTGGAACTGCAAACAGCAGTCCTCAACCAAGTACTCTCCCTGCCCATCGAGGCTGTTTTCCAGGACAACAACGGCCCCTTCTGCTTTATCCGAATAGAGACCGAGGTCCAACGGCGGAGACTGCACACCGGGCACAGTAATGAATACTTCATTGAAATTACGGAAGGACTGGCCGCAGGCGAACAGGTCTTGCTGGTGCGTCCTGACGGCTCCTATTGA
- a CDS encoding BrnT family toxin has product MKLNFEWDEKKAKSNRKKHGIGFNEAATVFLDPFSITIPDHDHSVEEQRYIDIGRSEKGHVLVVVYTDRGANIRIISCRKATYSERQYYEEF; this is encoded by the coding sequence ATGAAGCTGAACTTTGAGTGGGACGAAAAGAAAGCAAAATCGAATCGTAAGAAACATGGAATCGGTTTTAATGAAGCGGCAACCGTCTTTCTTGATCCCTTCTCAATCACGATTCCCGATCATGACCATTCTGTGGAGGAGCAGCGATATATTGATATTGGCCGTTCCGAGAAAGGACATGTTCTTGTCGTTGTTTATACTGACCGGGGTGCGAATATCCGTATCATCAGCTGCCGCAAGGCAACATATTCAGAGAGACAGTATTATGAAGAATTCTGA
- a CDS encoding ISKra4 family transposase, with protein sequence MYSPCHLAESNKEHYLRSFEALDKLASHISGMEFSSSSFGDVEAVIQEKGQEILRLLAQGYLSQRSAEEEKKEFVLGEDGIRRNHRRTGCTRKIESRFGEVKLSRIGYCGPFVGSVFPLDAELNLPPNKYSHGLRSEIAHLTAVASFDETLELLERQGGGILPKRQLQEVSADIVRDFKEFYEQPLNLSSEKGSILVITADGKGVSMHNQDLRPAAKKQAEKEQDKKKARLQPGEKKGRKRMATVVSVYETSPYQRTPEQLLNIDGETAPPRPEVKNKRVWAEITEDMGNALDQGFQEALRRDPEQKMEWVVLIDGQTDLIRQVEAQAEKHNVEVTVIQDFIHVIEYLWKSAHALYPGKEEAERREEWVGGRTLEILKGNGQSVASGLRRAATRRGLDKKERIPSDTAANYIEKNQKRLRYEEALSKGLPIATGVIEGACRHLVKDRMDLTGARWRLKSADAVLKLRALKASGDMKQYLSFHFWKERCRNYIWMPNDNAVPATI encoded by the coding sequence ATGTACAGCCCCTGTCACCTCGCAGAAAGCAATAAAGAGCATTATCTTCGATCTTTTGAAGCACTTGATAAACTGGCATCCCACATATCCGGCATGGAATTCTCCTCATCCTCCTTCGGAGATGTGGAAGCAGTTATTCAAGAAAAAGGGCAGGAAATTTTACGACTGCTGGCACAGGGGTATCTGTCTCAGCGTTCTGCGGAAGAAGAAAAAAAAGAATTTGTTCTCGGAGAAGACGGCATTCGTCGCAATCATCGCAGAACAGGTTGTACTCGAAAAATTGAATCACGTTTTGGAGAGGTTAAGCTCTCACGAATTGGTTATTGCGGACCGTTTGTCGGCAGCGTTTTTCCTCTGGATGCCGAGTTGAATTTGCCGCCCAACAAGTATTCACACGGTCTGCGGAGTGAAATAGCACATCTGACAGCAGTCGCTTCTTTTGACGAAACATTGGAGCTGCTGGAACGGCAGGGAGGTGGAATACTGCCTAAACGTCAACTTCAGGAAGTATCCGCAGATATCGTTCGTGATTTCAAGGAATTTTACGAACAACCCCTTAACTTATCGTCCGAAAAGGGTAGTATTTTAGTCATCACGGCGGACGGTAAGGGCGTATCAATGCATAATCAGGATCTGCGGCCTGCTGCCAAAAAACAAGCGGAAAAGGAGCAGGATAAGAAAAAAGCCCGACTTCAGCCCGGAGAGAAAAAGGGGCGTAAACGGATGGCGACCGTTGTCTCAGTGTATGAAACATCCCCTTATCAGCGCACTCCTGAACAACTTCTCAATATTGATGGAGAAACCGCACCACCACGTCCCGAGGTTAAAAACAAGCGGGTCTGGGCGGAGATTACTGAAGATATGGGAAACGCCCTTGACCAAGGATTCCAGGAGGCACTTCGACGAGATCCTGAACAAAAAATGGAATGGGTTGTTCTTATCGATGGGCAGACCGATCTGATCAGGCAAGTTGAGGCGCAGGCGGAGAAGCATAATGTGGAGGTAACCGTTATTCAGGATTTTATTCATGTTATCGAATACCTATGGAAATCTGCTCATGCGCTTTACCCCGGCAAAGAGGAAGCTGAAAGGCGAGAAGAGTGGGTTGGGGGACGTACGCTTGAGATCCTGAAAGGAAACGGGCAAAGCGTGGCCAGCGGTTTACGACGTGCCGCTACACGCAGAGGTTTGGATAAAAAAGAACGTATTCCTTCGGATACCGCTGCGAATTATATTGAGAAAAATCAAAAACGACTGAGATATGAAGAAGCCTTGTCAAAGGGATTGCCCATCGCTACCGGTGTGATAGAGGGAGCTTGTCGGCATCTGGTTAAAGATCGCATGGATCTCACTGGTGCCCGTTGGCGGCTCAAATCAGCAGATGCAGTGCTGAAGTTAAGAGCACTGAAAGCCAGCGGAGACATGAAACAATACCTAAGCTTTCATTTTTGGAAGGAGAGGTGCAGAAATTACATCTGGATGCCAAACGATAATGCAGTTCCGGCAACGATATGA
- a CDS encoding nucleotidyltransferase domain-containing protein — protein sequence MAEIPDKIKKTVRAYLSALQQNNIPIKEAVLFGSYATGKNHEWSDIDRVRLFSYDSLNGHIVAGTALSFGIQM from the coding sequence ATGGCTGAAATCCCTGATAAAATCAAAAAGACTGTCCGCGCCTACCTGAGCGCGCTACAGCAGAATAATATCCCGATCAAAGAAGCTGTTCTGTTCGGCAGTTATGCGACCGGAAAAAATCATGAATGGAGCGATATAGATAGGGTGCGGCTCTTTTCCTACGATTCGCTCAACGGTCATATCGTTGCCGGAACTGCATTATCGTTTGGCATCCAGATGTAA
- a CDS encoding type II toxin-antitoxin system VapC family toxin has translation MKPKVYLETTIVSYLTAWRSPQLIMAAQQEATRCWWDEERLHFDLFISEIVVQEATAGDAEAAKRRLDALDGIPELQIIDTARELARSFITKRQLPAKAHLDALHIAVAAANGMDYLLTWNCRHIANATLQHAMRNISEEFGCALPVICTPFELIEERQND, from the coding sequence ATGAAACCAAAAGTTTACCTTGAAACAACTATCGTCAGCTACCTGACCGCATGGCGCAGTCCGCAGCTTATCATGGCCGCCCAACAGGAGGCCACCCGATGCTGGTGGGATGAGGAGCGTCTTCATTTCGATCTGTTTATTTCCGAGATTGTGGTTCAGGAGGCTACGGCAGGCGATGCGGAAGCTGCAAAGCGACGCCTTGATGCGCTTGACGGAATCCCGGAGTTACAGATCATTGATACCGCCCGAGAACTGGCGCGGAGTTTTATCACCAAACGGCAGCTGCCAGCCAAAGCTCATCTTGACGCTCTGCATATTGCAGTGGCTGCTGCAAACGGAATGGACTATCTTTTGACATGGAACTGTCGGCATATTGCCAATGCAACCCTTCAACACGCGATGCGCAACATCAGTGAAGAATTCGGCTGTGCGCTTCCGGTTATCTGCACCCCGTTTGAACTGATTGAGGAGAGACAAAATGATTGA
- a CDS encoding DUF1566 domain-containing protein codes for MRCSVICEIVDRQSRLPSGTLTWQQPGTVNSGGGFAGYTDWRLPNIRELRSIVEEQCFAPAINAIRFPNTTISYVWSGSPVAVYTGNAWAVDFSYGNSSIYGRSYNGSVRLVRGGQ; via the coding sequence TTGCGATGTAGTGTCATATGTGAGATTGTCGATAGACAGAGCAGGCTCCCAAGCGGAACCCTCACTTGGCAGCAGCCCGGAACAGTCAACAGCGGCGGTGGCTTTGCAGGTTATACTGATTGGAGGCTACCTAATATTAGGGAACTGCGCTCAATTGTTGAGGAGCAGTGCTTTGCCCCTGCAATTAATGCAATCCGTTTTCCAAACACGACGATTTCTTATGTTTGGTCCGGCTCACCAGTTGCTGTCTACACGGGCAACGCGTGGGCCGTCGATTTCTCCTACGGCAATTCTTCCATCTACGGTCGCAGCTACAACGGTTCGGTTCGTCTTGTGCGCGGTGGACAGTGA
- a CDS encoding transposase, with amino-acid sequence MLNIKDHKTINMFDPFDYLGPKRRKMLDESWAGIFRDHIRQILPVDFLALHFSANMGRPTNELVAMMGAMVLQQMHDLTDEETAEQFAFNIQWHYALDLTDNSDKNAYVCPRSILDMRSIMTEYGLYDRVFDAIGDKLINVFDADTSLQRIDSVHIFSNMRHLGRIGIFTGTIKKFLVNLKRHHKDEFNDLDQNLRDRYLKKEEESAFAMVKPSQSAKTLQIVADDLFFLIERFRSHHKIPSMDSYRLMIRVLKEQCITKQDENTHEKRIILKENKDIPSDSLQNPSDPDASYDGHKGKGYQVQIAETYSTEEGKDVNKLSLITHVAVQAAHESDVDAVIPYIEATEQRGIKPEQALADTLYGSDENHEATKEQGVNLIAPTLDKQKDLFCTLTDFAFSDNGFVISCPENCQPVKTSKKKDRFVIAFSSEKCSICPRAGHCPVKSGKKDLSYLRYNEKNVRLSKRRQYERTDDFKNKYRFRAGVEATMSQLDRRTGIKHLRVRGMKAVRFAATMKATALNIIRAAAYKKRQNKGKKPSSPSFGGLIGLILVIKVRFFKNFGKIAKVEAAMARF; translated from the coding sequence ATGCTCAACATCAAAGACCACAAAACCATCAACATGTTCGATCCCTTTGATTATCTCGGGCCGAAACGTCGAAAAATGTTAGACGAATCATGGGCCGGAATTTTTCGGGATCATATTCGTCAGATCCTGCCTGTTGATTTTCTCGCACTCCATTTCAGTGCAAATATGGGCCGACCGACCAACGAACTCGTAGCCATGATGGGAGCAATGGTCTTGCAACAGATGCATGATCTTACTGATGAAGAGACGGCTGAACAGTTTGCTTTTAATATACAATGGCATTACGCCTTGGATCTCACCGATAACTCTGATAAAAATGCTTATGTTTGCCCGAGAAGTATTTTAGACATGCGCTCTATCATGACGGAGTATGGGCTTTATGATCGTGTATTTGATGCCATAGGCGACAAACTCATCAACGTCTTTGATGCGGACACCTCTTTGCAACGTATAGATTCCGTACATATATTTTCAAATATGAGGCATCTCGGTCGTATCGGTATCTTTACAGGCACCATCAAAAAATTTCTGGTCAACCTCAAGCGGCATCATAAAGACGAGTTCAATGACCTTGACCAGAATTTGCGTGATCGCTACCTGAAAAAAGAAGAGGAAAGTGCCTTTGCTATGGTCAAACCATCCCAATCTGCCAAAACTCTTCAGATAGTTGCCGACGACCTTTTCTTTCTTATTGAGAGGTTTCGTTCACATCACAAGATCCCGTCAATGGATTCGTATCGACTTATGATACGCGTTCTTAAAGAACAGTGCATCACGAAGCAGGACGAAAACACTCATGAAAAACGCATAATCTTGAAGGAAAATAAAGATATCCCTTCTGACTCTTTGCAAAATCCGTCTGATCCTGATGCCAGTTATGACGGCCATAAAGGCAAAGGATATCAGGTGCAAATCGCTGAAACATACAGCACAGAGGAAGGAAAAGATGTCAACAAACTTTCCCTTATTACCCATGTTGCTGTTCAAGCGGCTCATGAAAGCGATGTCGATGCTGTGATACCGTATATTGAGGCAACAGAGCAACGGGGCATAAAACCGGAACAAGCCTTGGCCGATACGCTTTACGGGAGTGACGAAAATCACGAAGCGACAAAAGAACAAGGGGTTAATCTTATTGCTCCCACTCTGGATAAACAAAAAGACCTCTTCTGCACTCTGACTGATTTTGCGTTTTCTGACAACGGTTTTGTTATCTCCTGTCCTGAGAACTGCCAACCTGTTAAAACGTCAAAGAAAAAAGATAGATTTGTCATAGCCTTTTCATCGGAAAAATGTTCTATCTGCCCAAGAGCTGGTCATTGCCCTGTCAAGTCGGGTAAAAAAGACTTGAGTTATCTGCGATATAACGAAAAAAATGTCCGCCTCTCCAAACGAAGGCAATACGAACGAACCGATGATTTTAAAAATAAGTATCGGTTCCGGGCCGGGGTCGAGGCGACTATGTCGCAACTTGATCGACGCACAGGAATCAAGCATCTCCGGGTCCGAGGAATGAAAGCGGTGCGGTTTGCAGCAACCATGAAGGCAACAGCACTCAATATTATACGGGCAGCTGCGTACAAAAAACGACAAAACAAGGGGAAAAAACCCTCATCACCCTCCTTCGGAGGCTTGATTGGCCTGATTTTGGTTATCAAAGTACGATTTTTTAAAAATTTTGGCAAAATCGCAAAAGTTGAAGCTGCAATGGCCCGATTTTGA
- a CDS encoding PqqD family peptide modification chaperone produces MIYNLNSHEVTVLEDVASVIWSHIPDRNPINVSTIVSKLLPIYNIDKETLIEDVTEFCNSLFSEGLLFLDDEVKRMSNFKSTRSDHSLASLPENNDVERLITNRLAKKNQIFATMIEVTQKCNEQCIHCYATKDSNKLCTGELSKEEICSIIDQLADLGCLYLIFTGGEAFYRRDFLEIVKYARFKRFVVDIYTNGLLVNSSNIESICEQMPRAVYLSIYSMNPVVHDSITGIKGSHRKTIQAILLLRENQVPVAINVTVLSENSSDYRGITEFAKSVGATCRISYDISPRFDGNNEPLKYRINNKETIFELLRFNSYTQTQSASARFNPEKAVCAAGAASLAISATGNVFPCITLRKSMGNVRVQEISDLWKYSKIRKDIANIKWRDLPTCVDCPHRDYCTPCMGISDLEHGDMYAGNQGDCFNSQCKHEFSTALVKS; encoded by the coding sequence TTGATTTATAATTTAAATTCACATGAGGTGACTGTATTGGAAGATGTCGCCTCAGTCATTTGGTCTCACATTCCAGACAGAAATCCTATAAATGTTTCGACGATCGTTAGCAAACTGTTACCGATTTACAACATCGACAAAGAAACACTAATAGAGGATGTGACAGAATTCTGTAATTCGCTTTTTTCTGAAGGTCTACTATTCCTAGATGATGAAGTAAAAAGGATGTCCAATTTTAAATCTACTAGATCAGACCATTCCCTTGCAAGTCTCCCAGAAAACAATGACGTTGAGAGACTGATTACGAATAGATTGGCAAAGAAAAATCAAATATTTGCCACAATGATAGAGGTTACGCAAAAGTGTAATGAGCAATGTATTCACTGCTATGCAACAAAAGACAGTAACAAGCTTTGCACAGGAGAGTTATCAAAAGAAGAAATCTGTTCAATAATTGATCAACTGGCGGACCTTGGATGCTTGTATTTGATTTTTACTGGTGGCGAAGCATTTTATCGCAGAGACTTTTTAGAAATAGTCAAATATGCAAGATTTAAAAGGTTTGTTGTAGATATTTACACAAATGGTCTTCTAGTCAATTCTTCAAACATTGAATCTATTTGCGAGCAAATGCCGCGTGCGGTTTATTTAAGTATATACAGCATGAATCCCGTTGTTCACGATTCAATAACCGGCATCAAGGGTTCACACCGTAAGACGATTCAGGCGATTCTTCTGCTTAGAGAGAATCAGGTTCCAGTCGCTATTAATGTTACTGTACTTAGTGAAAATTCTAGTGATTATAGAGGAATAACCGAATTCGCTAAATCCGTTGGTGCTACTTGTCGAATTTCTTACGATATTAGCCCAAGGTTCGATGGGAACAACGAACCACTAAAATATCGCATAAATAATAAAGAAACGATATTTGAATTGCTGCGCTTTAATTCGTATACGCAAACGCAGTCTGCTTCGGCTAGATTCAATCCAGAAAAGGCTGTTTGCGCAGCTGGTGCTGCATCATTAGCAATATCGGCCACGGGCAATGTCTTTCCATGTATTACTCTTCGAAAAAGTATGGGCAATGTAAGGGTACAAGAAATCTCAGACTTATGGAAATACAGCAAAATACGAAAGGATATTGCAAACATCAAATGGAGGGATCTGCCTACTTGTGTTGATTGTCCACACAGAGATTATTGCACTCCTTGCATGGGAATTTCTGATTTAGAGCATGGGGATATGTATGCTGGGAACCAAGGAGACTGTTTTAACTCCCAGTGTAAGCATGAGTTTTCCACCGCACTGGTAAAATCCTAG
- a CDS encoding transposase, whose amino-acid sequence MEQKIRSILSGTEGLKAVRRNALIHIFTLFVALPSRVNFLAMARHGHFSERTYRNHFEKKFDFFDFNKQLVKQFCSPHRIIAGDCSFIPKAGKSTPHLGKFWSGCASKALPGLEISSLAVIDVDTNRAFHLECEQTPGTLPDNESRIDFYVDQVVRHAKDLKELADYFVYDGAAAKKKFADGIVEHTGLHLVSKLRRDANLRYLYTGPRRPGPGKPKQYDGKIQWKNLELNRFDICYEDDEIIIHTAIVNSVSLKRNIRIAYISRKGSDSYAVLFSTDINLDGLLIYKYYKARFQIEFLFRDAKQYTGLTHCQARSENKLYFHFNCSLTSVSLAKADFFDKVENQGAPFSMRNITDYYSTKLFLDRILSKLDIELSSEKFSFDYEELLNTAGALA is encoded by the coding sequence ATGGAGCAAAAAATCAGAAGTATTTTAAGCGGTACAGAGGGCCTCAAGGCCGTCAGGAGAAACGCCCTGATCCATATTTTCACCCTCTTTGTCGCTTTACCAAGCCGTGTCAATTTTCTCGCCATGGCCCGCCACGGTCATTTTTCTGAAAGAACATATCGAAATCATTTCGAGAAAAAATTTGATTTTTTCGATTTCAACAAACAACTTGTGAAGCAGTTCTGTTCTCCTCATCGAATTATCGCAGGAGACTGCTCTTTCATCCCCAAAGCCGGTAAAAGTACTCCTCATCTTGGCAAATTCTGGAGCGGATGTGCTTCCAAGGCACTACCGGGGCTTGAAATTAGCTCTCTGGCGGTTATTGATGTTGACACGAACAGGGCTTTTCATCTCGAATGCGAACAGACTCCAGGGACTCTTCCTGACAACGAAAGTCGAATTGATTTCTATGTCGATCAAGTGGTCAGGCATGCCAAAGATCTCAAAGAACTCGCCGATTACTTTGTCTACGACGGAGCTGCCGCAAAGAAAAAGTTTGCCGACGGCATCGTTGAACACACCGGATTGCATCTCGTTAGTAAACTTCGCCGAGATGCGAACTTGCGTTATTTATACACTGGCCCGAGGAGGCCGGGGCCAGGCAAGCCGAAGCAATATGATGGCAAAATCCAGTGGAAGAATCTTGAACTCAACCGCTTTGACATTTGCTATGAAGATGATGAAATTATTATACATACAGCTATCGTTAATAGTGTGTCGCTGAAGCGTAACATCCGTATTGCTTATATCAGCAGAAAAGGCTCCGATAGTTATGCCGTTCTTTTTTCAACCGATATAAACCTAGACGGATTGCTGATTTATAAATATTACAAGGCCCGCTTTCAGATAGAATTTCTCTTTCGGGACGCGAAGCAATATACCGGGCTCACACACTGTCAGGCGCGAAGTGAAAATAAGCTGTATTTTCACTTCAACTGCTCATTGACCTCCGTATCACTTGCAAAAGCCGACTTCTTCGACAAAGTTGAAAATCAGGGGGCACCTTTTTCGATGAGAAATATAACCGATTATTATTCCACCAAATTATTTCTTGATCGGATTTTGTCCAAGTTAGATATTGAGCTGAGTTCAGAAAAATTCAGCTTCGATTATGAAGAATTGCTGAATACCGCAGGTGCGCTTGCATAA
- a CDS encoding ABC transporter ATP-binding protein, with product MLISARNISHQYRHGSGRLQVLQGVDLDIEEQDFLAIMGSSGSGKSTLLHILGCLLKPTSGTCCLRGRDILQLKEKELAQLRAETIAHVFQQFHLLPTMTVLENVLLPSLYNSIPPEQAEAEARQAIQQVGLDQRIRHKPNELSGGEMQRVAIARALAVKPDLILADEPTGNLDQDSSQEILTLFREINQQGCTLVLVTHDPEIAGQARSTRYLRNGNLQ from the coding sequence ATGCTCATCTCCGCCCGTAATATCAGCCATCAGTACAGACACGGTTCTGGGCGCCTTCAGGTTCTGCAAGGCGTTGATCTGGATATCGAGGAACAAGACTTCCTGGCCATCATGGGCAGTTCCGGCTCAGGGAAATCCACCCTGCTCCATATTCTGGGCTGCCTGCTCAAACCCACCAGCGGAACCTGTTGCTTACGCGGGCGCGATATCCTCCAATTGAAAGAGAAAGAGCTGGCCCAGCTCCGGGCCGAGACCATCGCCCATGTCTTTCAGCAATTTCATCTCCTGCCGACCATGACCGTGCTGGAAAATGTCCTGCTGCCCTCGCTCTATAATAGTATCCCACCGGAACAGGCTGAAGCCGAGGCCCGTCAGGCCATTCAACAGGTTGGGCTTGACCAGCGGATCAGGCATAAACCCAATGAGCTTTCCGGCGGGGAAATGCAGCGGGTCGCTATTGCCCGTGCTCTGGCTGTCAAACCGGATCTTATTCTCGCGGATGAACCCACCGGTAATCTGGATCAGGACAGCAGCCAGGAAATCCTGACCCTCTTCCGGGAAATCAACCAGCAAGGGTGTACCCTGGTCTTAGTGACCCACGACCCTGAAATCGCCGGACAAGCCCGCTCCACCAGGTATCTGCGTAATGGCAACCTTCAATAA
- a CDS encoding ABC transporter permease — MATFNKPVSKKQGYKQGYQIRLLLKTACLSLLQQKLRSLLSILGIVCGIMAVVAVIAIGEGAEQETMRHIEQMGITNIYIRADPLTEEQQQRAKQHHSAGLQNSDRERLRSNPFIRRTAGTRERTLNLTDLPQGLHPQLIECTAGYGDILGIRTVQGRFITETDTILRRQVCVLGWQIAADMGRKGRLGQEIRIGEQLFPVVGILARQDGEDGQEELETQQTKKTEIAKETQVTMQNLNNMIFFPLDTVAGETEAMTTTATTADPLTGQLPLTEILVEVKQADQVKPCAALLRRSLHKAHNGFDDFQLIIPLELLAQARKIQGIFNLVFAIIGAITLFVGGIGIMNIMLANISERIHEIGLRRAVGARPEHILIQFLGEAVLLTLIGGIIGILCGVLLASFLGRLTGWPIGFTLPVLLLPLAISVMTGLFFGIYPARKAAAMDPIQALGSPS, encoded by the coding sequence ATGGCAACCTTCAATAAACCTGTCTCCAAGAAACAGGGCTATAAGCAAGGGTATCAGATTCGCCTTCTTCTCAAGACGGCCTGCCTTTCCCTGCTCCAGCAGAAGCTCCGTTCCCTGCTCTCCATCCTCGGCATTGTCTGCGGGATTATGGCGGTGGTCGCGGTCATTGCCATCGGGGAAGGGGCAGAGCAGGAAACCATGCGCCATATTGAGCAGATGGGCATCACGAACATTTATATCCGTGCGGATCCGCTCACAGAAGAACAGCAACAGCGGGCCAAGCAGCATCACTCTGCTGGCTTACAAAACAGCGACCGGGAACGATTGCGCTCCAATCCCTTTATCCGCAGAACAGCAGGAACCAGAGAGCGTACCCTCAACCTTACCGATCTCCCGCAGGGTCTCCATCCGCAGCTCATCGAATGCACAGCCGGTTATGGCGATATTCTCGGTATCAGAACGGTGCAGGGACGTTTTATCACAGAGACGGATACGATCCTTCGCCGACAGGTCTGTGTCCTGGGTTGGCAGATCGCAGCCGACATGGGCCGAAAAGGTCGGCTCGGTCAGGAAATTCGCATCGGCGAGCAATTATTTCCGGTGGTCGGTATTCTTGCCCGGCAGGATGGTGAGGATGGTCAGGAGGAATTGGAAACACAGCAAACAAAGAAAACCGAGATCGCTAAAGAAACTCAGGTCACCATGCAGAACCTGAATAACATGATCTTCTTTCCCCTGGATACGGTAGCAGGAGAGACCGAGGCGATGACAACAACTGCGACGACTGCTGACCCCCTGACCGGCCAGCTGCCTCTCACCGAAATACTTGTTGAAGTCAAACAGGCCGATCAGGTCAAGCCCTGCGCTGCCCTTCTCCGGCGAAGCCTGCACAAGGCCCATAATGGATTTGATGATTTTCAGCTTATCATCCCCCTAGAATTGCTGGCCCAGGCCAGAAAAATCCAAGGCATCTTCAATCTGGTTTTCGCCATAATCGGGGCAATCACCCTCTTTGTCGGCGGAATAGGCATTATGAATATCATGCTTGCCAATATTTCCGAGCGCATTCATGAAATAGGCCTCCGTCGCGCTGTCGGTGCCCGACCAGAACATATCCTGATTCAGTTCCTTGGCGAGGCGGTGCTGCTCACCCTTATCGGCGGCATCATCGGCATTCTCTGCGGTGTCCTGCTTGCCTCTTTTCTCGGCAGGCTGACTGGCTGGCCCATTGGGTTTACGCTGCCCGTGCTTCTTCTCCCTCTGGCCATCTCCGTTATGACCGGCCTCTTTTTTGGCATCTATCCAGCCCGTAAAGCTGCGGCAATGGATCCCATCCAAGCCCTTGGCAGTCCGTCCTGA